In Danaus plexippus chromosome 17, MEX_DaPlex, whole genome shotgun sequence, one DNA window encodes the following:
- the LOC116771129 gene encoding uncharacterized protein LOC116771129, with amino-acid sequence MADTSPATSIIEGTVKFRDGKKWKSRWCVMRKLSPVADCVHLQLYKDLKERQKSGQTKASLSLQQYLGFESGFTLDKESNTLAILCEDVVPVLAFDTREMLMQWRVKVQHNLGSSKEFAAVIISSPSVKPGPVRLHACGPRLALCGSRPPEVLALWDIKLLRRFGMVDKRFCVEGGSRCGRGEGLFVFAAEGGRELTELLNVYTHEAHSRLSIASRSGSVLEKRFSDTNSCMEDCFNQSLRSVSPAWPAPTSHTMHCLSDLDSSMDSNDDKFRRPTSLPRCSSCVGKISHLTRSSTMNTPGSMMSPVWTMDNIMEKRSDSDRASIYSRSSGSASEYSVPRSACMLDKSFEAKRGSPVAGCTPTVPVKTGCTCWQQTRTCCCKKKTFNGPYENYDVPKTPMPLIKEHPADSAEASSLYDTPKKLKCLTGQCACSHNDNQEEQTHTAYTETGDTNANYVNVTPQQDIDLSNYANIDKATLDEFESSLRILRSAGFSQEELDALEDIPEHDRDMAAAPNDAAHPPAECCNRHASYMHMEPLENSSCSNSKHSDNISRISHVSDPTQQSESDNTISTRRSSSADFTKRYDDDRLQVRGCYTPTVMRRSFRTDRINDDSAKNGDTDKDKDNKTPAKTESVTLVTKLRDAVKIRRSSSVPSKSDKNRDSSSSNDSGVSTGSLKHHKGDFEYDAASGKAAKKSKNRFRNTLTPVRAPPLNGNSSDPLKHLTFQFEEVAAITTCGPCDDDTLTKTKKRGAASPGEAEGARHSQATKSSSSGASDTSDYMESLSVSSFSSCDACDRHAARPRSGKEYATIDRSALAGPAV; translated from the exons tGGAAATCACGATGGTGTGTAATGAGGAAGCTGTCTCCTGTAGCAG ATTGTGTGCACCTTCAGCTGTACAAGGATCTGAAGGAGCGTCAAAAGAGCGGACAGACAAAGGCCTCGCTGTCCCTCCAGCAGTACTTGGGCTTCGAGTCCGGCTTCACCCTGGACAAGGAGTCTAACACGCTGGCCATACTCTGCGAGGACGTGGTGCCGGTGCTGGCCTTCGACACCAGGGAGATGCTGATGCAGTGGAGAGTTAAG GTACAACATAACCTGGGCAGCAGTAAGGAGTTCGCGGCGGTGATTATATCTTCTCCGTCAGTGAAGCCAGGTCCAGTGAGGCTACACGCCTGCGGGCCGAGGCTGGCCCTGTGCGGCTCAAGGCCCCCAGAAGTTCTAGCCTTATGGGACATCAAGCTACTGAG GAGATTCGGTATGGTCGATAAGCGGTTCTGTGTGGAGGGGGGCTCTCGTTGCGGGAGGGGCGAAGGCCTATTCGTGTTCGCGGCGGAAGGAGGTCGTGAGTTGACCGAGCTGCTGAACGTGTACACTCATGAGGCTCACTCCAGACTCAGCATCGCCTCTAGGAGTGGATCAG TTCTGGAGAAGCGTTTCTCGGACACCAACTCGTGTATGGAGGACTGTTTCAACCAGTCCCTCCGCTCGGTGTCCCCCGCCTGGCCCGCCCCCACCAGCCACACTATGCACTGTCTCTCAGACTTGGACTCCAGTATGGACAGTAATGACGACAAGTTCCGACGACCGACCTCACTGCCGCGCTGTTCCAGTTGTGTGGGGAAGATCAGTCACTTGACCAG ATCATCTACAATGAACACACCCGGGTCAATGATGTCTCCTGTATGGACGATGGACAACATAATGGAGAAGAGATCAGATTCAGATCGGGCGTCAATCTATTCGAGATCCAGTGGTAGTGCCTCAGAGTACTCCGTGCCGCGCAGCGCCTGCATGCTCGACAAGAGCTTCGAGGCCAAGCGCGGAAGCCCCGTCGCAGGGTGTACCCCTACCGTGCCGGTGAAGACCGGCTGCACCTGCTGGCAGCAGACGAGGACCTGCTGCTGCAAGAAGAAGACCTTCAATGGACCATACGAGAACTACGACGTACCAAAGACACCCATGCCCTTAATAAAG GAACACCCCGCGGACTCCGCGGAAGCCTCCAGCTTGTACGACACTCCAAAGAAACTAAAATGTCTGACGGGACAGTGCGCGTGTTCACACAACGACAACCAGGAGGAACAAACACACACAGCATACACGGAGACAGGTGACACTAACGCCAACTACGTGAACGTGACGCCCCAGCAGGATATAGACCTGAGCAACTACGCCAACATAGACAAAGCCACTCTGGATGAGTTCGAGAGCTCCCTGAGGATACTCCGCAGCGCCGGGTTCAGTCAGGAAGAACTGGACGCGCTGGAAGACATACCGGAACACGACCGCGACATGGCCGCGGCGCCCAACGACGCCGCGCATCCGCCGGCCGAGTGCTGCAACCGACACGCGAGCTACATGCACATGGAACCTCTGGAGAACAGCAGCTGCAGCAACAGCAAGCACTCGGACAACATCAGCAGGATCAGCCACGTGTCGGATCCCACGCAGCAGTCGGAGTCAGACAACACCATCAGCACCAGGAGGTCCAGCTCAGCGGACTTCACCAAGAGGTACGACGACGACAGGCTCCAGGTCAGGGGGTGCTACACCCCCACCGTCATGAGGAGGAGCTTCAGAACGGATCGCATCAACGACGACTCCGCCAAGAACGGCGACACGGACAAGGACAAGGACAACAAGACACCAGCGAAGACGGAGAGCGTCACGCTGGTGACCAAGTTAAGGGACGCCGTGAAGATAAGGCGGTCGTCGAGCGTTCCGAGCAAGTCAGATAAGAACAGGGATTCGTCGAGCTCCAACGACTCCGGCGTGTCGACCGGCTCGCTGAAGCATCACAAGGGCGACTTCGAGTACGACGCCGCCAGCGGGAAAGCGGCCAAGAAGAGCAAGAACAGGTTCCGCAACACGCTGACCCCGGTGCGCGCGCCGCCGCTCAACGGCAACTCCTCGGACCCTCTCAAACACTTGACATTCCAGTTCGAAGAAGTCGCCGCCATCACGACGTGCGGCCCCTGCGACGACGACACCCTCACCAAGACCAAGAAGCGGGGCG CTGCGTCGCCGGGCGAGGCGGAGGGCGCGCGCCACAGCCAGGCGACCAAGAGCAGCTCGTCGGGCGCGTCGGACACGTCGGACTACATGGAGTCGCTGTCCGTGTCGTCGTTCAGCTCGTGCGACGCCTGCGACCGGCACGCGGCGCGCCCGCGCTCCGGCAAGGAGTACGCCACCATCGACCGGAGCGCGCTGGCCGGGCCCGCCGTGTGA
- the LOC116771299 gene encoding zonadhesin — protein sequence METNVDSNILILLLSFVFHNTYAGKISEGSAAIHHNCSENEVFVKCKSCEVSCDGLKVCEETCRSGCVCKLFRDGHGKCVDYEKCPPLTIYNNVNPNSGMFSSVSPFSHSSIEDCAPDEVFSSCGWCEPSCVEPSPSCPSACTRGCLCRPPLLRHHSGHCVKKEDCVPRKCSQPNEEFVCRHGCEGRCVTFPCERQSRCRLGCHCRRGMLRDSRGQCVDPEQCDHE from the exons ATGGAAACAAACGTGGACAGtaacattttgattttattattgtcatttgtatttcataatactt ATGCGGGTAAAATATCTGAAGGTAGTGCAGCCATCCATCACAATTGTTCAGAAAACGAAGTGTTTGTTAAATGTAAGTCTTGTGAGGTGTCTTGTGACGGTCTGAAGGTCTGTGAGGAGACCTGCCGCAGTGGATGTGTCTGCAAACTCTTTAGGGACGGACACGGGAAGTGTGTTGATTATGAAAAATGTCCGCCTCTTACAATATACAACAACG TGAATCCCAACTCGGGCATGTTCTCGAGCGTGTCCCCGTTTTCTCACTCGTCTATCGAGGACTGCGCTCCTGACGAGGTGTTCTCGTCGTGCGGCTGGTGTGAGCCGTCCTGTGTCGAGCCCTCACCGAGCTGCCCTTCGGCCTGCACGAGAGGCTGTCTCTGCCGCCCACCGCTGCTAAGACACCACAGTGGACATTGTGTCAAGAAGGAGGACTGTGTTCCAC GCAAATGTTCACAACCAAACGAGGAGTTCGTGTGCAGGCACGGGTGTGAGGGTCGCTGTGTGACTTTTCCGTGTGAGAGACAGAGCAGGTGTCGTCTGGGATGTCACTGTAGACGAGGGATGTTGAGGGACAGCAGAGGACAATGTGTCGACCCTGAACAATGTGATcatgaatga